The Coffea arabica cultivar ET-39 chromosome 8e, Coffea Arabica ET-39 HiFi, whole genome shotgun sequence genome window below encodes:
- the LOC113703556 gene encoding aspartyl protease family protein At5g10770, with the protein MALAQLPSTSNRLSFFKSTLFWLICSSVAISHGVEKPAKPHYHMVNVSSLLPKPYCTGHTKGSSVGSRKMVVTSKRGPCSQIPRTKEISAYEESLLEDENRVRSLNNKRASNVYSKAAGSGSRVQTSDPILLGGEYLTTIGLGTPKVDYQVIIDTGSDYTWVRCKPCSKSCKSENLLFDPSKSSTYLNGSCKPNTVNGAFDMNYLDKTYSRGYWGCDKLSLEPSDVFERFQFGCGLTTDGGAGNFANGAGVLGLGRGDLSLVSQTASKFAKTFSYCLPKTSSSLGHIDFGDRARSATSSSGLKFTNLIEPPQNIPRRYNRSSLYFLELLGISVAGSRLDVSPTIFTSVGTVIDSGTVITYLPPSAYTALSKNFKQSMADYPPAPSQEKLDTCYDVTGYGSIQLPEITLHFGGATDVSLNPSGIVWIAKKNPYIWCLGFAANKKSDDLTIIGNNQQRELDILYDIDAGKIGFGTKPCGH; encoded by the exons ATGGCACTTGCACAATTGCCTTCTACCAGCAATCGTCTATCTTTCTTTAAATCTACTTTGTTTTGGTTAATTTGTTCTAGTGTTGCAATTTCTCATGGAGTGGAAAAGCCAGCAAAACCTCATTATCATATGGTGAATGTGAGTTCACTGTTGCCAAAGCCATATTGCACAGGACATACCAAAG GCTCTTCTGTAGGATCACGAAAGATGGTAGTAACATCTAAACGTGGACCATGCTCACAAATCCCTCGTACAAAGGAAATTTCTGCTTATGAAGAATCTTTGCTCGAGGATGAAAACAGAGTCCGGTCACTGAATAACAAGAGAGCCTCAAATGTCTATTCAAAAGCTGCTGGTTCAGGATCAAGAGTCCAAACATCTGATCCAATCCTACTTGGTGGAGAGTACCTTACTACCATTGGTTTAGGCACTCCCAAAGTAGACTACCAAGTAATAATTGACACAGGTAGTGACTACACTTGGGTGCGTTGCAAACCATGCTCAAAAAGCTGCAAGTCTGAAAACCTTCTATTTGATCCTTCGAAGTCTTCCACTTATTTAAACGGTTCCTGCAAACCTAACACTGTAAATGGTGCATTCGATATGAACTATTTAGACAAAACTTATTCTAGAGGATATTGGGGATGTGACAAACTGTCCCTGGAACCATCAGATGTGTTTGAAAGGTTTCAATTTGGTTGTGGTTTAACTACTGATGGGGGTGCTGGCAATTTTGCTAATGGAGCAGGGGTACTTGGACTAGGCAGAGGTGATCTTTCACTTGTTTCCCAGACTGCTTCAAAATTCGCCAAAACTTTCAGCTATTGTCTTCCTAAAACTTCCAGTTCCTTGGGGCATATAGACTTTGGCGATCGTGCAAGATCAGCAACTTCATCTTCTGGATTAAAATTCACGAATCTGATCGAACCTCCACAAAACATTCCACGACGTTATAATCGCAGCTCCCTATACTTTCTGGAATTGCTTGGCATCAGTGTGGCGGGAAGCAGATTGGATGTTTCACCTACAATATTTACATCTGTAGGAACTGTGATCGACTCCGGAACAGTTATCACTTACCTACCGCCGTCAGCATATACTGCTTTAAGTAAGAACTTTAAGCAATCAATGGCTGATTATCCACCAGCACCATCTCAGGAGAAGTTAGACACATGCTACGATGTGACGGGGTATGGAAGCATTCAGTTACCTGAAATTACACTCCATTTTGGAGGTGCGACTGATGTAAGCTTGAATCCATCAGGAATTGTGTGGATAGCAAAGAAGAATCCATACATATGGTGCCTAGGATTTGCAGcaaataaaaaatctgatgatcTTACTATTATTGGTAATAATCAGCAGCGAGAACTCGATATTCTCTATGACATAGATGCTGGTAAAATAGGCTTTGGAACAAAACCTTGCGGACATTGA